Sequence from the Salvelinus alpinus chromosome 27, SLU_Salpinus.1, whole genome shotgun sequence genome:
cagaaaaaaatacattattaacATTCGCTAATGCAAAGATAATACACAATTTAAATGGATGCACTTTGAAATGCAATTAatcacacaaacacgcacgcacacacacacacacacacacacacacacacacacacacacacacacacacacacacacacacacacacacacacacacacacacacacacacacacacacacacacacacacacacacacacacacacacacacacacacacacacacacagttacatgcacattgcacacacacacacttaaaattGTTCATTTTGGGGAGCTCGGGATGACAGGCTCTAAAAGACGAATTGAAGATAATCTTTTCCTAATTGAAAATAAATCAAAGCACCATCAGGCAGAATTGATGTATTTTACCCACTACACTATTCGCTGGATGACTAGGTACTACATTATTTGCTGGGTGACTGGCTCCTACACTATTTGCTGGGTGACTGGCTCCTACACTATTTGCTGGGTGAATGGGTCCTAAACTTTCTGCTGGGTAACTTGGTCCTAAACTATTCACTGGGTGACTGGGTCCCACTGGTGGGAATGGTTAATGACCCGTGGACATGGAGAGTGGAGAGGCCCATGAAGAGAAATCAGGCGAGGGCCCAGATAGCAGGTCCAACCTTCATCCTCCACCCCTAgtttcccctctttctccttgGGCTTCCTCCACCCCTATTTTCCCTTCTTCCTCGTTGGGCTTCCTCCACCCCTAGTTTCCCCTCTTCCTCGTTGGGCTTTCTCCACCCCTAGTTTCCCGTTTTCCTCATTGGGCTTTCTCCACCCCTAGTTTCCCATTTTCCTCGTTGGGCTTCCTCCACCACTAGTTTCCCCTCTTCCTCGTTCAGCTTCCTCCAACCCTGGTTTCCCCTCTTCCTCGTTCAGCTTCCTCCAACCCTGGTTTCCCCTCTTCCTCGTTGGGCTTCCTCCAACCCTGGTTTCCCCTCTTCCTCGTTGGGCTTCCTCCAGCCCTAGTTTCCCCTTTTCCTCATCGGGCTTCCTCTACCCCTAGTTTCCTCTCTTCCTCGTTGGGCTTCCTCCACCCATAGTTTCCCCTTTTTCCTCATAGGGCTTCCTCCATCACTAGTTTCCCCTCTTCCTCATTGGGCTTCCTCCACCACTAGTTTCCCCTCTGCCTCGTTGGGCTTCCTCCACCCCTAGTGTCACTCTTAGTAGTGGATGGATTTAGGGTTCGAGACAGTTTAGGCAGCCTTGCTTTTTAATCTGGGGCATGTTCAGTTGAGGCTGATGAACTGGACTGTCCTCCTTAATTTTAGCCCACTGCGAAGGGGAGCCATGCCTGTTACGCAGCCATGATAATCTTGAAATGTTATTTATAAAGTAGACAATTACTGGAGGGAAATTCCTTTTGTCCTTTGGTGAGGTCAAAAGGGGAACTGGTGTGACATGCACAACATTTAAGCAAGTAAGGAGAGGGAAAAAAAGCAAATAAAATAACATTCCCACACAAATAAGTCAAAATATTCTGGAGTCTACAGTCTGGCTAATTTGTGTACATACACATGCACGCCtgcgcacgcactcacacacacaccactttagAATGCCAAGAAGCAAGCAGATGGAGAATCTCTAACCTCTGTCCCCGTGGCACCCTCTCGCCTCCTCTGCAGCCGTTCCACGTCGTCGATCTCGTACACCTTGATCTCGAAGGGCTCTTTCAGGGTCCCACCCAAGGGGGGCAAGTCCACCCACTGGCCTGGTACGCCAGCCTTTCTGCCCAGGGAGGAGGTGTCCGGCAGGGGAGCAGGGATGAGACGGCGCCGCTGGAGGCCTGGAGCAAGTGAGTGAAGGGAGTGATCAGTGGGGGTACCGCTGTTCATTGGAGTTGGATATGCACACCAGCAAAATCCTAGCACGTGCGGCACTGCCTTGAAATATGCATGAAGCAAAAACATGCCAAGATACAGACTGATAGCAGACTTCCATAGAGCCAGCTGGGATCACATAACCTTGGGCTAGCACTGATTACATATGCATTAGGCACTAGACCCTATCTATTGCTGTTATGAATTACGGCGGATGGGCACATGAATCTGAATAGGCCGAATTCTTGTTATGAGTGTACACTGCAGCCGGATAAGCTGTCACTTCAGATACTACACTTGAATAGTGATTCATGACAATGCTAGGTGgagtacatactgtacatcaaaATATATATTCATAGGTTTATGAAAAATAGATATATAAATGTGAGATATTCATGTGTAAGGCAAATTCATACATGACATTAGAGTGTATGAATACATGCATTCTTACTCGCTTCAGCATGCATGCAATGTTGTATTGAGCACCAGGGTTGTCACCTAGCAACGCTTTTCAATAGAATATAAATAATCTACTAGTGAGAAAGCTAGAGAAAATATCGTATGTATATTTATTTTACAGATATCAAAGAAAAGGTATATAACTATTTTAATATGTATATTGTTAATTGGATTATTGTGTGGcactaaataaaataacatgacacTTATTTCACAAGTACAACTTTATGAGATCATGAGTGGTGATTGATGTGGTATAGCTGTCTGGATATTGTTACAGAACTCTCTCAGTGTAACTAATACTCACCATTGCCTCTCTTCTTGGGTGATTTAGACACTCTACTCCTATTGGAGGTGGACACCCCGCTCTCGCTCATGGAGTCGTGGGCTGACGAGGCGCTGCCTGTGGTCTCGCTGTCCCGGATCATGCTCTCATACCCGCTGCTGCCCCCGCTGTGGTAGAAGAGCGCAGTGCGCCCCATGGCCGGTGGAAGCTCCCCACTGAGCACACTGCTATTGTCACTACCGTGCCCGCTGCTGTAACGCTGGGGCCTCCGCGGGGCTGTGATCTTGCTATAGGGCGAGGGTAGCGGCGTGCTGATAGGGGACCCGCTGACGCTTGCCCCGCTATCGTTGGCATTGTCCCCTGAACTCCTGCTTAGATGTTTCCTTGGGCTTCCCGCCACAAGCTCACTAACTCGGCTGTTGGCAGCCCGGATGGCCTGCTTGGTGCCCATGATAGTGCCCCTGCCAGGCTTGCCATTACCATTGGTCCCTGGCAAAGAACGAGCTGGAGGTTTCCCAGTTGGAGGTAGGCTGGCATTGCGTGCGGTTGGCGCATCATCAGATTTGGTGGAGTAGTTAAGGGTCTTGGAACTGCTGGCATACAAAGTTCTAGCCTTTGATCCACTGGCAACTATGGCCCTGGGGTTGACATTAGCTTTGAGCTGTCCCAACTTGCTTGTCGTCGCAAAGGTGGTAGAGGAAGGTGGAGAGGTAGCAGTGGATGTGGAAGTAGTGGAGGTGGGAACCCCAAGTTTTGGCACTGATCTATTGGATTTTTCATTGTCtcctaaactaataccactattCTCTCTCGACAGGCCAGGTCTGGACCTCACTGAGGTTAGACTGTCACTTCTCTCCAAGGACATTAGGCTACCATAGTACCTTCCAGAATCGCCTTTGGCTCCTCGTGTCTTCAGGCTTGACGCTGTCTTAGCTGAGCCATGGTCAGCCTTCAAGCTGGATGTTTTGTAGCTAAATAAATCCCCTCTGAATCGAACATCGAATTCCTCCTCGGATACTGATGTTTTAGGCAATGAGGACCTTGCAGCGTCGCTGGCTGCCCTTAAGGCACTAGGAGATAAGACTATCCTTGTCTTTTGATCAAGGCTTGATTTGCGAACAGGTGGagcaggaggagagatagagctggacttTGGAAGCATGCTGCTTTTCTGTCCATTTGCCTTCTTTCCCAAAGAGGAGAATCTCAGACTACCACTGCCTGAAGTACCATCGCGGCCCCATTTTGATTCAGGGGAACTGTGGGGGACTGACACTGTGCCAAGAGTGGTGGCGCCTCGCCTGAGCTGTGGCATCCTGCTCATGGTCTCTGCTTTCTTGCTGCTGGACTTCTCACAACCGTCTACCACCCTCTGAGTTGAGGAGGATACCTGTGCTTTCGGCGGTCGAGGTACACTGTTGCTGTTTCCTCCCGGCTTCCTGGAAGGGAGGCCACTCACGCCATTTCTGGGTGGCTTACTCGCCACAGTGGATTCAGTCGCTCTAGGATCCGAATGGCCGGCCCCTTGCAACCAGAGATCATCTTGCTTGCCTTCCTGCCTGCTGCAGCTTGGGGCAACTGATGAGGTAGGTTTGGTTTTCCTGGGAAGACTGGAGTGAACAGCATGGTGTGGGATCTGAGAAGATGCTGAGGTGTTCAGAGTGTTTGCTCTGAGAGATGCTTTGGTAGAGTCAGGAGAAGGTGGGCACTTAGTTAGGGAGAGCTTGCTTGGGGTGGCGGGGTCACTGTCCAACTCAGAGAAGCAGACACCACTGTCATTTAGGGAGCTCTTGGGGCCATGCTGCAAGAATGTCTCCCTACGGAATATACCAGGGGAGGACAATATGGAGGTGTTCTCCGGTGCCATGCACTTAGCCCTCTGTAAGAATCTACTTGTCGAATGGGTGCCGTCGCTCTCCAGCGAGCACACGCTCACTTCACTCGGCCAGGAGCCGATGGAAGACTGTCTGCTACCATGATGGGCAAACATCTCCTCCTGTGAGGTTGAGCTCACCCCAGATGCACACTCTTGAGCTGTGTAAGCATCAAACTCATCGTTGATGCTGCTAATTATGCTGACAGGACGGGAGCCTGAGGCCAGGGCCTGAAGGGAGCAGTCACTGTTAAAGCTGATGATGCTGGAGGGCCGCCCATTGTCTGGGACCAGGCCTATGGGTAGGTCCTCCACAACTGTGAACACCAGCTCGTCTTCCCCATTCAGCTCCACAGGTTGCTGCAGGGTGATCGTGGTCCTCAGGACATCTCTCTCCAGGCATCTGCCCCTCAATGCTGCCCGAAGATGGCTCATCTCCATAGGACTCCTGCCATGATAGGCCCTCTCCAGGACCGGGGACCCCCCATGTTGTCCTTGCCTTAGGGCCTGCTGACTCATGCCCACAGGGGGTGCACGGCAGATAGCATCCAGGCCCTGAGAGGGTGTTCTGGAGGATCTTGGCAAAGAAGGAGAGGCAGAAGGCTTAGGCGTAGGCCCTTTGTTGAGGTAGACCTTCTCTCGCACCACAGGCTCTGAGTCTTGCAACAAAACCCTGCTGGGCTTAACCACGCAGGCCAGAACCTTCTCCCCATCTGCACTTGTCCATTTGTGACTCTCTGGGACACCTCCATCTAAGGACAATTTGGAATGTTCCTGCTCAGAATTAGCGAGAGCTGTGTGGGTGGTTGTTGTGCTAATAATAGGCTTTTGGGAGGGGGATTTAACAGTCTTGGGGGACACAGCCTCCTCTGGGCTTTTGGTCCTTGGGGCTATTTGTGCCCCTTTGCCCTCCCCAGTCAAGGCAGCTGGGCCCTCGCTGCCATCAATGCACTCCAGTCTCTCTTGGAGCTCAGCAAACGTGTCGCACTTGAAGTATTCCACCTCCGGGCGTTGGGTGTCTTTCCCGCGCTTCCTGTTCAGCGAGGGGATGATCGGAACAAAGGAAGGTGGGCCCTCATTGTCGCTGAGCTCTCTGTCTGAAATGGTGGCCCCACCAGGACCGATGTAGATGACCGTGTCGCAGGAGTGCTCACTGCTGGATGAGTAGTCCGGGTCGCTGGACAGCAATGTGGGCATATCGGGGTCAAGAGCCACGGTTCGTGGGTGGAAGGGTCTCAAGTGTGGCTTGCGGATTCGTCCCTCCTCGCAGGAACTCTCGCCACCAGAGGAGCTGGATGCATACTGTAAGCAGGAGAGAGAACACACATTCAAATCTTGTCTCGCGGTAGGGATTCAATAGCCGAATTATAAACTGTGTTCAATTCCTAGACTTTCAATTTATTGGAAACCACATGTCAATACCATTCAAGGTTAAAGTGCAAACCAAAGGCTACATGAAAATGTGTGTAAAAATCATTTTATGTATCCTATGGTGTCCTGATctataaaatataaatacatgCTGTCAATCTGCCTAATTATGTTGAAGGTATGCTTTCCAAATCTCAGGGCATATATTGGATTCTCTTTAGTATTGATTACATAGCATAAGACACTGAGAAAATTATCGCTGTAACAGCCCTTCCTTTGGAAGAAATACAGATGAACTTTATAGATTTAATTATTTCTATGGCAGAGTCATTATTACCCTGGGAAATCCTTCAAACGTTTCAGACATTCTCTAATTGAGCGATACCAAAGGATGCTTGAAGAATAAAGTCTTTATCTATGGAGACCATGCAAAGAATGGAATATGAATTTATTGATCCAAATCTTAATGGATGCAAGACCCAATACTCACGTACACATTCTGGATTCAGATGAccgcactctcacacacacactttaattcAAAACAAAACCCACTGGGCaaagacgtcagttcaacatctagttctGATTTACATtttgattgagttgtcaactaatgtgaattcaatgtgaaatcaaccaaaaatgtcaacctgtcattggatttaggttaaaatgtaggttttaattttaattttaattaggtttaggtttttttttaaatacaaaattcccttgacgttgatgactttttgcaaatctaatcagttttccacgttgattcaacgtcaacAGACTGAATGTTTTGGTTGAACTGATTTggaaacagcattgattcaaccagttttttccCCCAGTAGGAAGCCTTGAAATAGCTTGTTGAAATGTTACTACCTTGGATTTCTTCCTCCTCATACGGTGGATACGCGAGGCCAGCTGCACGGTGGTGAGCGTCTCCATGTAATTGGTTGGTGAGTCAGAGATGTGTGCTATCATGGTGGTTCGGCAGTTGATGTTGCCCAGAGATTCCCTCAGCAACATGGTGAGCTTGCTATCCCTGAATAATACATCAAAAATCCTCTCGTTAGCCCCCCAAAAAAGGACCAGCACCAGATCCGTGTAGCCGTAACCCACTCCCCTCTAAACCTCCCAGGATCACAGCAACCATTCCTAATTGTACCAAAGGATTAGGCATAGACAGGCAAAAGGCAGCGGGAACGAGATCTCATTTACCATTTTCAACTACTACTTTCCGTTTCAACTACCTTCTCATGTTCTGTCTGTAAGTAGGGCAATGTGTGAAAGGTCCATGAAAGCTAGTTTTAAATTGACAAGAAACATTTTCATAAAGCCCACCCTACTCTATACTGTGTATAAATAAAGCTGATCTTGTCTAAGACTCAAGTAAAAACATCTCATTCTACATATTCCTTTTGACAGACTCAATCTTCTATATTTCAATCCAAACCCCCTCATCTCATTGAAGCCACACTTTCCCTGAACCATAACACTGTCAATAATTTCCCACGTTGGTGCTTTGCTAATTCCCTCAACTTCTCTCTCATCCAAACAGGCTAATAGGGCTTCATAGATTTTTCCTGTGAGGTGGGAAGAACAACGGAGAGAGATAAAAAGGCCATGCCACAaagccagacacacagacataagaCAGACACATTCAGATTGGCATTGTGAAAAAAAACAATTATTCACGAGCATCTGAATGTGTTTGTCCCTCGTCTTCAGACATACCTGTAGGGTACGTGCTTGGCCCCATTGGCCAGGGCGAGGATGACGTTTCCCAGAGCAGAGAGCGACAGACACTGGCCTCCACCTCCTTCCCGGGTCCGACTTATGTCTGTCTCACAGCTGCCCAGATCCAGCAGGTGCAGACGACTGCGGCCGCCAGACactttatgagagagagagaaaacagcagagacagacagaaagagagagagagagagagagagagagagagagagagagagagagagagagagagagagagagagagagagagagagagagagagagagagagagagagagagagagagagagagagagagggaaattgagagagagagagggaaattgagagagagagagggaaattgagagagagagagggaaattgagagaaaaagaggagagatggTAAATAATAAAACCTGAACTTTCACTAGAGCACAAAAAAACAAGCTCAGGAGTTCACATTGAATGGACCACTTCAAACTTCACATCCCCCTATTTAGCTTTGTGCTAAATGACCGGTACACTGAATGACAGTTTCAGGGGGCACTGAGCCCACTGAGCACAGCAGGGATTTTAAGTGGCACACAATGAAAAAGACATAGGGGCCTGACAGAGGTGGCCTGATAGATACACATGGCGAGGTGACCACGCCCCCGAGTAGGGTACACCCGTAGGGTTCTCCCTTTACTCCCATGTAATTAGCCTAACTTAAGCAAACTACTGACACTTTTTTTGATGTTTCAATAAATGTTTTCAGCAGCTTCACTTGTCGTTactaacatacagtgccttcagaaagtattcagaccccttgacctttcccacattttgttaggttacagccttattctaaattgaattacatcgttttttcccctcatcaatctacacacaataccccataatgacaaagcaaaaacaggtttttataaatgttagtAGTCCTTACTACAAGATGACTAGCAATCTTTATGCAATACACATAGCTAGTTAGATACAAACAAGTGTTACGAATTTACCAGTGATGAAGTGCTTCGAACACACGTCTAAATGTATTGAGTAACCGGAGCCCACAGTTTTCCATCAACATTGCGGCGTAATAGCCTGAAACCATGAGGTTTGTCTAACCTGGTCCTTGGGAAGTTGATGAAACTTAATTTGGTGGTGTTTTCTCCTACTATTGttcaaacaaaaacaatatgCAACAGCTTTTCGGCATCTTAAAAGCAGGGTTGGTTAGATAGTTGGAGAAAATCTGTTGGGATAGGCTCTTTGACTGATAATCGTGACGTACATCCCATGCGACAGTCTAGCTGTTCATGGTAACATTTTTACGTTTAGAATTCAAGTGTTTTTTGGTTTGATGTCATTTGTTGATTAAGACAACATGGAATTATATTAAAATGAACAACCAAGCATATACAAAATGTTTATAGAATGTTTTTTAAAAAACAGCCGTTGTCGGGTTATGATTAAAGTAGGCAATTTAACAAAGGAGTGAAGGGAGTACCCTACTCTGGGCGTGGTCACGTTATGCCTCGCCTCGCCGTGTGTATCTACGTGGTCACGTTAAGCCTCGCCTCGCCGCGTGTATCTATGTGGTCACGTTATGCCTCGCCTCGCCGTGTGTATCTACGTGGTCACGTTATGCCTCGCCTCGCCGTGTGTATCTACGTGGTCACGTTAAGCCTCGCCTCGCCGTGTGTATCTATGTGGTCACGTTAAGCCTCGCCTCGCCGTGTGTATCTACGTGGTCACGTTAAGCCTCGCCTCGCCGTGTGTATCTACGTGGTCACGTTATGCCTTGCCTCGCCGTGTGTATCTACGTGGTCACGTTAAGCCTCACCTCGCCGTGTGTATCTACGTGGTCACGTTAAGCCTCGCCTCGCCGTGTGTATCTACGTGGTCACGTTAAGCCTCGCCTCGCCGTGTGTATCTACGTGGTCACTTTATGCCTCGCCTCGCCGTGTGTATCTATGAATCAAGAGTTATGGACAGTCGGCTCAGAAGTGACAATCATAACGGCTCGCACTTTCGGGGGCTAACTGCTCACAGATAAAAGACATAGTTACCGTTGTGAGGACAGATTCCTTCCCATTTGAGCTCATCTAGGTCAATGGTATGAAAACTTTGACTCATATCATTAAGAGTAATCCTGTCCTGATTTAATACAGTGGTGGGGCTGAAGATTAACCTAGCGTCAGCAAGATTTACAATCCCCTGCGCTCTAGAGTGACAACCCTCCCCGGAACCCGGAAATGCAAACTAGCCTCCCCTTTTATGTGCTGCTCTATAAACATTCCCAGAAAGAGGACTCAAGCCTCATTAcctattgaaatgtattctggctCCGGACAGCGTGTGCCTTGTCTACCCCCGCATTGCAGCGACGGGAGTGTGAAATACTAATGACAGCAGCTAATGTAGAGGATGCGGCGATGACAGGTAGGCTAGCGCAGCGTATAATGAAAATGAGCTAGCCTTCCTTGTTAGGATTCCTGCTAAGGCCTTATCAGCAACTCCAAATGAAGCTAATTAATACAAGTTGGattggagaaaaagagggagaggaagagcgagagagagagaggaagagcgggagagagagagataatagactTGCTGGATGGCCTAGCCTTTCCAGCAGGTCTTAACATACTAATGATACATGTGAAATATGTTCTCCAGATAAAAGGGCAAGGGTTTTTCATTGTGCTGATCAGAGTGGTTCCTTTGAGCGTCGAGCAAATTAAAGACGCCATTATCTTTCAAAGGTTTATCTGCATCAATATGGTGGTCAATGTGGAGCTCCAGATCAATATTTAACATTACATGAACAAGATATCTAATTTAACTATCATCACATGAACAAGACACCATATTTAACTGTCATCACATGAACAAGACACCATATTTAACTGTCATCACATGAATAAGACACCATATTTAACTGTCATCACATGAACAAGACACCATATTTAACTGTCATCACATGAATAAGACACCATATTTAACTGTCATCACATGAATAAGACACCATATTTAACTGTCCACATGAATAA
This genomic interval carries:
- the kif26aa gene encoding kinesin-like protein KIF26A — translated: MDWRELAAQKLSLSSKRKKPQQPQLQSPPEPAEPLVYTGGFSGALQLSPPAVPPCLLRAGLKVKDTPGMGKVKVMVRICSAQGSSNTSESRSFLKVDARKKQLTLCETSANSHSSAAQRRAAAAAPKMFAFDAVFSQDASQAEVCSGTVAEVIQSVVNGADGCIFCLGHANLGKTYTMIGRECSTQSLGVAPCAISWLFKLIEERKEKAGARFSVRVSAVEICGRDEALTDLLSNVSTGSLQDGQSPGVYLREDPICGSQLQNQTELRAATAERAAYFLDAALEARSTSRPHCDEEERRNSHMLFTLHIYQYRMEKSAKGGMSGGRSRLHLLDLGSCETDISRTREGGGGQCLSLSALGNVILALANGAKHVPYRDSKLTMLLRESLGNINCRTTMIAHISDSPTNYMETLTTVQLASRIHRMRRKKSKYASSSSGGESSCEEGRIRKPHLRPFHPRTVALDPDMPTLLSSDPDYSSSSEHSCDTVIYIGPGGATISDRELSDNEGPPSFVPIIPSLNRKRGKDTQRPEVEYFKCDTFAELQERLECIDGSEGPAALTGEGKGAQIAPRTKSPEEAVSPKTVKSPSQKPIISTTTTHTALANSEQEHSKLSLDGGVPESHKWTSADGEKVLACVVKPSRVLLQDSEPVVREKVYLNKGPTPKPSASPSLPRSSRTPSQGLDAICRAPPVGMSQQALRQGQHGGSPVLERAYHGRSPMEMSHLRAALRGRCLERDVLRTTITLQQPVELNGEDELVFTVVEDLPIGLVPDNGRPSSIISFNSDCSLQALASGSRPVSIISSINDEFDAYTAQECASGVSSTSQEEMFAHHGSRQSSIGSWPSEVSVCSLESDGTHSTSRFLQRAKCMAPENTSILSSPGIFRRETFLQHGPKSSLNDSGVCFSELDSDPATPSKLSLTKCPPSPDSTKASLRANTLNTSASSQIPHHAVHSSLPRKTKPTSSVAPSCSRQEGKQDDLWLQGAGHSDPRATESTVASKPPRNGVSGLPSRKPGGNSNSVPRPPKAQVSSSTQRVVDGCEKSSSKKAETMSRMPQLRRGATTLGTVSVPHSSPESKWGRDGTSGSGSLRFSSLGKKANGQKSSMLPKSSSISPPAPPVRKSSLDQKTRIVLSPSALRAASDAARSSLPKTSVSEEEFDVRFRGDLFSYKTSSLKADHGSAKTASSLKTRGAKGDSGRYYGSLMSLERSDSLTSVRSRPGLSRENSGISLGDNEKSNRSVPKLGVPTSTTSTSTATSPPSSTTFATTSKLGQLKANVNPRAIVASGSKARTLYASSSKTLNYSTKSDDAPTARNASLPPTGKPPARSLPGTNGNGKPGRGTIMGTKQAIRAANSRVSELVAGSPRKHLSRSSGDNANDSGASVSGSPISTPLPSPYSKITAPRRPQRYSSGHGSDNSSVLSGELPPAMGRTALFYHSGGSSGYESMIRDSETTGSASSAHDSMSESGVSTSNRSRVSKSPKKRGNGLQRRRLIPAPLPDTSSLGRKAGVPGQWVDLPPLGGTLKEPFEIKVYEIDDVERLQRRREGATGTEPFQDVEKGLLYFNARLRMLEKRQQRIRELRAKHERLSGELEDAKSRLMLDPGKWTGEFEVDPDLDKESQEYLEALEQATGELEYCVNLCKSHVMMETCFDIVVSATAVTQGGQQKGGVEV